Proteins encoded within one genomic window of Glycine soja cultivar W05 chromosome 1, ASM419377v2, whole genome shotgun sequence:
- the LOC114416881 gene encoding non-specific lipid-transfer protein 1-like → MASLKVAFLAAVLCMVVVSAPMAHAAITCGQVTNSLINCIGYLQNGGTPPSGCCNGVKSLNAAAKTTADRQTACNCLKSAASQISGFKANNAASLPGKCGVSIPYKISTSTNCATIKV, encoded by the exons ATGGCTAGCCTCAAGGTTGCATTTTTGGCTGCAGTGCTCTGCATGGTTGTGGTGAGTGCACCCATGGCACATGCAGCTATCACGTGCGGGCAGGTGACGAATAGCCTGATCAATTGCATCGGTTACCTCCAGAACGGAGGAACGCCGCCGTCGGGATGCTGCAACGGAGTGAAGAGCCTCAATGCCGCCGCCAAGACCACCGCCGACCGCCAGACGGCGTGCAACTGCCTCAAGTCGGCCGCCAGCCAAATCTCCGGCTTCAAAGCCAACAACGCCGCCTCGCTCCCCGGCAAATGCGGAGTCTCCATCCCCTACAAGATCAGCACCTCCACCAACTGCGCTAC CATCAAGGTTTGA
- the LOC114384011 gene encoding uncharacterized protein LOC114384011, whose product MVKTRADEVHEEPVETAVDDVVTDVEGFPGGPHDKSVLMDYVYHMTVTIWNRGERPELKLSSYERKVEKFGRLAPDIEGLVAATGLSPLIACLLDTGDQGLISTFAERWHKKTSNFHLPIGDETITLDDVASLLLLPITGTFHSFEALHVDDVVFLLVELLEMSFEEARAETCWIYEHFPFVASFISAKDYDERKPRACRWKSGRALPVSMYRKRLDRLTFDSVCWIPYSDHRALREFELISLFSKHIHWGPSIVVHRSERVVRQFGYVQTIPPHPTAPCLYVE is encoded by the exons ATGGTTAAGACCAGAG CTGATGAGGTGCATGAAGAGCCTGTAGAGACAGCTGTTGATGATGTAGTTACTGATGTCGAGGGTTTTCCAGGCGGACCCCACGATAAATCAGTTTTGATGGACTATGTTTATCATATGACAGTGACAATTTGGAATAGAGgg GAACGTCCTGAGTTGAAGTTGTCCTCCTATGAAAGGAAGGTAGAGAAATTTGGCAGGCTTGCTCCAGATATTGAAGGCTTAgtggctgccacaggattaagtcctcTAATCGCATGTTTGCTGGACACTGGTGATCAAGGACTTATCTCTACTTTTGCGGAGAGGTGGCATAAGAAAACTAGTAATTTCCATTTGCCGATAGGAGATGAGACTATCACCCTGGATGATGTAGCATCATTGCTACTTCTGCCCATTACAGGCACCTTCCATAGCTTTGAGGCTCTTCATGTGGATGATGTCGTCTTCCTTTTAGTTGAATTGCTTGAAATGAGTTTTGAAGAGGCAAGAGCTGAGACA TGTTGGATCTACGAGCATTTTCCTTTTGTTGCTTCTTTTATTTCTGCTAAAGATTATGATGAGAGGAAACCACGTGCTTGTCGTTGGAAGTCAGGAAGGGCATTGCCAGTGTCGATGTATCGTAAGCGTCTAGATAGATTGACGTTTGATTCTGTGTGCTGGATTCCTTACTCTGACCACCGTGCATTAAGAGAATTTGAgctgatctctttattttccaAACATATCCATTGGGGTCCATCTATTGTTGTACATCGATCAGAGAGGGTTGTGCGACAGTTTGGGTATGTGCAGACCATTCCACCGCACCCTACTGCTCCATGTCTATATGTAGAATAG